In one window of Paucibacter aquatile DNA:
- a CDS encoding protein-glutamate methylesterase/protein-glutamine glutaminase: MAKTTVVVVDDSALVRSILSEIINRQPDMVCIGAAADPLLAREMIRSLNPDVITLDIEMPRMDGLDFLSRLMRLRPMPVVMVSTLTERGAEVTLKALELGAVDFVAKPKIGVADGIRLLADDITDKIRIAAKAHIRRSHAALPASGATGAAAHAGHPPAAPAKPVTMASLGRLSTEKIIFIGASTGGTEATKDVLVNLPADCPAVVITQHMPPGFTKSYAARLDGLCRIRIKEASDGERILPGHGYIAPGGLHLSVERSGANYIARVQDGEPVNRHKPSVEVLFHSAARVVGPNALGIMLTGMGADGAKAMKVMKDAGAYNFVQDEATCVVFGMPREAINAGAADEVLPLNQIAPRLIERLRSTSGMSLNRV; the protein is encoded by the coding sequence ATGGCCAAGACAACTGTGGTGGTGGTCGACGACTCGGCTCTGGTGCGCAGCATCCTGAGCGAGATCATCAACCGCCAGCCCGATATGGTCTGCATCGGCGCTGCCGCCGACCCGCTGCTCGCCCGCGAAATGATCCGCTCATTAAACCCGGACGTGATCACCTTAGACATTGAAATGCCCCGCATGGACGGCCTGGATTTCCTGTCCCGCCTGATGCGCCTGCGCCCCATGCCGGTGGTGATGGTGTCCACCCTGACCGAGCGCGGCGCTGAAGTCACGCTCAAGGCGCTGGAACTGGGCGCTGTCGATTTCGTCGCCAAGCCCAAGATCGGCGTGGCCGATGGCATCCGCCTGCTGGCCGATGACATCACCGACAAGATCCGCATCGCCGCCAAGGCCCACATCCGTCGCAGCCACGCTGCCCTGCCCGCCTCGGGCGCAACGGGCGCGGCCGCCCACGCAGGCCACCCACCCGCAGCGCCGGCCAAGCCGGTCACCATGGCCAGCCTGGGTCGGCTGTCGACCGAGAAAATCATCTTCATCGGCGCCTCTACCGGCGGCACCGAGGCGACCAAGGATGTGCTGGTCAATCTGCCGGCCGACTGCCCGGCCGTGGTCATCACCCAGCACATGCCGCCCGGCTTCACCAAGAGCTACGCCGCGCGCCTGGACGGCCTGTGCCGCATCCGCATCAAGGAAGCCAGCGATGGCGAGCGCATCTTGCCGGGCCATGGCTATATCGCCCCGGGCGGCCTGCATCTGAGCGTCGAGCGCTCGGGCGCCAACTACATCGCCCGCGTGCAGGACGGTGAGCCGGTGAACCGCCACAAGCCCTCGGTCGAGGTGCTGTTTCACTCGGCCGCGCGCGTCGTGGGCCCGAACGCTCTGGGCATCATGCTGACCGGCATGGGCGCCGATGGCGCCAAGGCCATGAAGGTGATGAAGGACGCCGGCGCCTACAACTTCGTGCAGGACGAGGCCACCTGCGTGGTCTTCGGCATGCCGCGCGAGGCCATCAATGCCGGCGCCGCCGACGAAGTGCTGCCGCTGAACCAGATCGCACCGCGCCTGATCGAGCGACTGCGCAGCACCTCGGGCATGTCACTCAATCGCGTGTAA